A window of Strigops habroptila isolate Jane chromosome 5, bStrHab1.2.pri, whole genome shotgun sequence genomic DNA:
GCCCTGCAGTTGTCTCACCActtgcagagctggctgtggtAAAGTTCATGCTGCTCAGTGCATGTATTGAGTTCACTGAGGGTTGGTTTGTAAACAAGCTTAAAAGTACTTGCCTGGTAGTCAAAGTTCCTGCGCTGCGGTGTCTTGGATAACCTTTGTTTGAATAATACCACTTAGCTTCCTCCTAACGTGCCAGTTGTACAACAGATCTCTAGCTTCTCTGTGTTCAGCTTATTCAAAGtctatttttaattgtgttaattATAAACTATAATCCACTACCCTCTTTGAAcctgcaagcagcagccagagcgAGGCAActggagggcagcagcagcaggaggctgagtTTTAATCGTTAGGTGGTGTAAGCAGATTTGACCTTGCCAGCCttgctggggctctgctggtTTACACTGGGCATGACAGTGCTGGTGACAGTCCTAGGATTTGCACGAGAGATGTGAATGGCAGTGGGATAGTTGGGTTTTGCCCCAGATaccacatccaacctggccagggatggggcagccacagcttccctgggcagcccattccagtgcctcatcgccctcacagtgaagaattttttcctagtatctaatctaaatctaccctctgtcagtttaaagccatcaccccttgttctgtcactacatgccgttgtaaaatgtccctctccagatttcttgtaggccccctttaggtagCATTGTAGCCTTCCCCTTTAGGGAAGGCTGCTTAAGGTCTCCCTGGATCCTTCTCCAGGCTTGAACAaaccagttctctcagcctgtcttcccaGGAGAGGTCTTACCACGCCGTACCCATCACTCCGGGGTTGGGGTTAGCCCTGGCACCAGGGTTGGGGGGGGCAGTTTTACTCTGGGCACATGCCGGTGGGGCCGCGGGGTGGCCTGGGCTCGATCCCCCCGGCCGACACAGGGCGCCTGCGGGGTGCCGGGGCGGGCGCACCCCCCGCACCGGCTGTTCCGTTTCCCTCCGGGTTTGATCCGAGTTCGGAACAAACGGGCCAATGCGGGTTGAGGGCCGGGGTCGCCGGGCAGCGCCCGCCGCTCCGcacggccccgccgcgccgcaccgcaccgcaccgctGCTGCTGCGGCCGGGGCGCCGCCCGTGCCGTGCCGGCTGCGCCACCTGGCGGCAATATGCGGTGTCTCGGGCGGTGGGGGGGGtgcggggccgcgccggggctTCACGGGGCAACCGCGTGTATCACCTCGCAGCGTGGGGCATTACGCTCTGTGTGCTATTCTGCAGTGTTCACAGTGATTTATCGTCGGAGTACGATGCAGGTTTTCCACCAACCTGTGTTTTAAAAGCGCGTTTTTGGAGtgtgaaatgtgtttaatttgtAGGTACTCTCGTACCCACAGTGAGTGCATCTTCAGCAGTGCCCTTCGCCCTATAGCTGAAAATAGTTGGTGGGcctcagttctgctgctgctgacggCGAGAGGAGCTTTCCCATAGTGAGAAGCACAAGGAAATAGGGTTCTTGTGTTCAGGGCTGGGGCAGATCTGTAGCCACATCcactggttttttgttttttgtttttttttttgcttggttgggttttttcccagcttGTTCCATAAGCTGAAATCAGTTTGTTAGAATTAATTGGAATTAATTGGTAGCTGAGACACACATGTTAAGTTTTGATTTGGGTCTGAAGCGTGCCGTTAAGCTGACCATTCCTacttgctgtgtttttgttgACCTTGCAGGGCAGCCCTAGGAGCTTGTGAACAGGCTTCCTTACACAGGGAACTAAAGCAAagtgctccagcactgctctccTGCTTCTCAGGGATGTCCAGTCCATAGGGTTAGCCAAAGCAAAACCTCCTGAGATGCCCCATCGGTGTGAGGGCCAGGTCCTCAGTGCCACATGCTCTGCTTTGTGCTCCCATTCCTATAGCCTGGCCCATATGGCAGATGTAGATATTGCCAAAAAGCGTTATAAAAGGTGCAGAGTTGTCCGTCCTGAAGGCAGAAATCTGCCTTGTAGACAGCACTGGGAATGGCAAGGAATGTTTTCCCTTGTTGCTGTCTTCTTCTTGACTAGCCAGCTCACATGGTGGGGAGTATTCATGCCTCTGCATTCCTGAATTTGGTACTAGGAATGCAAACAACTGCCATCCCTCAGCTGGCTTTGTGCTGCGAGTGTTTGTCCACTGGGAACCAAGAACCAGATGTGCTTCACATAGTTTCCAGGCAGCACTGATCCATCAGATGACAGTAGCTATTGAGTGCTTTTATGGTGGCCCAGAGACACAAAGATGAAAGCCTGATGCCTGTCAGCACCTCCCTTGCCATTTCTGTCCCTTCAGTTTCCACTTGAGTCCCCTCACAAAAGCAAATGCCACAGAACACGATGTTGCAATGTTAATGACCtttattttggggaaagaaaatccCAGGTTTTATAATGTTCGACTGTCAGACAAATTCGGGCTACATTCAAATCCATTGTCAGATGCTTTCCTTCACCCCCTCCCACTGCCCATGCAGCTGTCTGGAGCCTCAGCTGGGAATCCACCTTCTTCATCTTTGGAAGTGTTTTCCACAGCATCTTCTGGATGATTTTTACCAGGAAAGATTAACGATATTTGAATGGCTTCTCAAACAAAGGCAtttcatggaagagaaaaaaaaagaaaccgCAAACCCAAACTGATGAACAGTCAAAGGAAACAGACTATAGAGAGACCTAGAATAATTTCTTAGCGTGGCTTGTGTTgtttcccagctgctctgcctttAAACAGCCTCTTGCCACTAACTCGGGGGCTCCACCAATCGTAAAAGGAAGAACTAACCAGTACCAGATTCAAGTCTCAAAATATCAACCATTTTAGACATGGGGAGCAAAGAGGTGTGGGGCGCtcattcagaagaaaacttctaAGCATTATCATAGCATAAATAATATGGCATCTTTCACCTCAAATAGCCTAACACTTCATAAAATGATATGAGCTTTACTAGTTGCTGAAACACAGCTATTTCTGAAGTGGAACCCgatatctttttctctttctttcttttttttttctttttttttttttttttaccagcaGAGAGCAATGTTTTAAGGTGGAGAGTGAAGGATGCAATACACAACCGATTGTAAGTACAATCTTGGAAGGCTTTGCAAAATGGACAGATCAAGTAAAATCTACTTTCAGTAATAACATGCATTCTGGTGTATCATAAACTTTCATTCTCAGTTTACAAATGCAATTCATTAAACAGAGATACAGGAAACTCAAATAACATTTGTCCTCTCAGCAATGCTCTCTTACAGCTCTTTGGTAGCAGATGCTCTGGTTCCGTTTCTCTCTTCGTTTAGTCTAATGTCCAAGTCCCGGAGCTGGCTGAGGAACCCTGAATTTGGGCAGATGTCTCTGTGAGCACTCACTGTTTTTAGAGCATCCACGATTGTCATGTTTTCATGGATCATTAAGAAGGCAAGCACTAAAGATGCTGAGCGGCTCACCCCCATGGCACAATGAACAAACACCTTacctgccaaaaaaaaagaggcacaGCAGGTGAGTGGCCTTTAACATTTCTAAAGCGAGGATAAAAACCACTAGAAACAAGTCCGGAAAACAACAGTGACAATTAGCGGATACAACAGGGAGGATTAGCATAAGATCATGCCAGACATCTTAGGCAATTCATACTGACCTCATGCATCTAATTTAGGCCTCAGATTAAAATAGCTACAATTTTCTGTGAAAGGAGAAGCTTTCTGTGACTAAACTTGTTAGTATAgttttctgtgggaaaagaaaaaactcaacAGTTTTGGCAGAAAATTTTGGCCCAGCCCCGACTGTGATCACTGGCAAGTCCCATAAACTCTGTAAGATAGTCTGCCTGTAAAAATGGACTCATAATTTACTGTATCTCAGCAGCCCAGTGTGAGCTATAACTGGGGATTTAATAAAGCGCTCTAGTAAAAGCAGCAGATCTCGCAGCCAGTCAGAGTCAGAACAAACTCTGGAACAAATGGAAATTATGATAACTAAGCCATAATCCAAACTCTGCTGACAAAAATTCAGCAGGCTGTGGGTCAGGCTTGTAGTTTTTGACTTAGTTCATtaacttctgctgcttctctagCTTAATAGGCAGTCTGAATAAAGCTCCAATTCTGTGAAGCACTTAAGCATGTGAAGCATTTAAGCCAGcactgaagtgctgctgctcccagctgagTGCGGCAGGAACAGGAGCAGGGCTGCGGTATGTAGGACAGGATCGCTGGACTGAAGCCTCTTGCCAGGGTGCGACGTGCATGTGGAGGCACACAGATCCTTCCAGTTCCTGCAGGAATAGAGCTCATGGGGGAGCACCACAGTGCCATAACCTCTGCCCTTCCATCTCACTTTCTCCCACCAGGCTGGGCTTGGGGCAGCCAgccttccccagctccccaggTGCCTGGCCATGGCCACCTTCCCTGCAGTGTGTGGCACAGGCGCCCTTCTTCCACCCTCCATGCAGTAGTTCTGCTTGTATCTTCTTGAACTGCAGGGTGAATCTGAGCTTTGCTGGCTGCCTGTTACTGCAAGGAGATGCCATTTGGCTCATGTTGAAACTTTCTTCCAAAGCTTCTCTGCCTCCCTCTTACCTCCTGAGGTGTTTAAGGCTTTTCCGATGAAATTGGCAGCATCGTAGAAGAAGATACTTAAATTAAAGGAAGGATCATCGAATGCTTCTATTCCATAGTACTCTATTTGCAGATCTTCGTAATATTTGGCTCCTGTGTTGATGTTATATGGCCCATCTGCTGCATTAAGGATATGAGTAATGTTGAGGCTTTGAAGAGTAGTTTTGCTCTTAGCAGCCCACCTGTTTAAAGACGTGAAGAGCTCATTGGCAACACTCCTAACATCCTGCTAAAATAGCATGGTTTAAAGTTAGTGCCTGCTCCCACTAGAGAAGGATACAGGAACTGCGTCTTGCTTACAGAGTAGCAAATATTGAGAAGCCCATAGTGCTTCACACTTGAAAAATGTGGTATGGTGGTGTGGAGAGCAGCAAGACCACAGACTTGCCAGTGGGATACTGCTAGTTAAGAAAATGCCTTCCAGCAGTTAATGCCTGGGAACATGGCTTACTGTATAAAGTGGTTGAGATTTTCCTTCAAACAGTGGTTTGGCAAGATCTAGAGCTAATCTCTCATTCATAGTGTGCATGGGTCACAAGGGCGAGAAcagatgcagcagcactgcattcCTGGTTCAGAAATGAAGTGCCTACTTCACATCATGTTTACCAGCCAGGTTCTCCCCCCTGCCCAACATAAACTGGGACTGAAGTTATTCCACAAAACTGTGATCCTTAACTGATGAATTcatgaggaggagggaaaaatgagCTGATGATCTATGTTATCTGCAGCAATCCAAATAGAAAGAAATGGTAATAAATGGAAGTTGTCACAAGAATAAGGTATTTGCATGAAAATTCCTGtttgatattttcagttttaccatctttgaaagaaagttTGGATTTTGACTGGCAAAATCCCTATTGTATAATTCCTTTAGGTCCTCCTCCATTTGGCTCTTGATCCTGCTACTCCTATTTGAATGTGAGGGCTACTATGCTTGTCTGCTGTCTTTGAGCACAGTTTCCAGGGCAGATAGTGCATTTCAGAGTTTACGCCAATTtgagatgggtttttttatggaCTTTTGTCTAGAGTACAAATAATTCTTACCCTGCCAAATCCCCTGCTGTACACACAATACAGAAAACCCAACTCCGACATGCAGTGAGTATGTCACCATTTTGTATGTCGTGCTTTTCATGACATCCAGACTCCTTATGATACCAGTTTTGGAAGCCTGCATAGCAAAAACATTCCTGCAGACCCAAAAGCTGCTCCCCAGTGTACCAcaccccttcctccccctcccagGGACCAAGAATAGTTTAACAATAGGACCACGGGTTCTTACGCATCTCCTAGGTAAATATTTGGCCAGACTTGGTCCACATGATTATCAGACCCTCCTCTAAACCAAAAGAGCCTCTGGAGGTCTGATAGCGCTGGTGTTTCATAGGAAGTGCTCCCTGCACTGCTTGTTGGAGGTGAAGAGTCTCTGGTGTGAAGCATCTGGCTGCTCTTGGGCTCTATCAGAGAGAGCTTTTCTGAAACGAATTAAGAGGACATTTCCATACAGAAATAATATTCCCTAGAAAGTAGTCCTGCCCATTACCCTCCAAATAGCATTACATTATTCTAACTAGTGTGTGCAGCAGGGCCTGCAGGTGTTGCTAAAAGCATCCAGAGAGCAGGCCTGACTCTGTGGTAGGACTCTACAGGCATGTAATTCATACCCTGAGAAAGCAGCATCGTCAGACAATATGATTTAATTTCTTGACAAGTAATGCTGTTGAAAAAGAACATCCTGTGCCACCAAAATGCAGCACTGGCTGAACCTCATAGGTGCAGGTATTATTTCTGTCACTATAGTGCTGATGAGTGTGTGCAGGAAAGCTCCAGTACTTCGTGTTGGAGAGTTACTGAAGCATTTGTGCACACTTGATTCTGGTTAAAACTGGAAGTTTTTGAAAGAAGGAATCATTGGACTGACGTATACTTACAAAGCTCCAAGGGCCAAGGCGGAAATCTTATGATGTGTATGTGAGGCATATATTCATATAGTGTATacgtatacatatataaaatgtatgtgcatacagttttctttcatttatggGGTGTATTTAacacatgtatatacacatacacatatatatataaatggattttcacgtgcatatatgtatatctatatatgtgtCTGTACATACATAAATGGACAGAACTTGAACTAGTTTTTTCTATCTCAGGTGAATACCCCTGAACACTCAGCTATACTGGTATACTTGCATCTGTCTgtctcagtctctcctctggGAGCTGTTCCACTTTGTATAAATAACGTGATAGCTATTTGCCTCCAGAGAGAGGCTGTTTCTCTCATCTAAGGGGTACGGCCCTTGCCTGGGATGTGAGAAAAAAGAGCATCTCAATTCTGGGAAATTATAGAGCTGAAAGTTCTGGCTTTGTTACCCTGTTGAGAATCCCATCTAGGACTGCTTTGGTCCCATACAGATCGTGGAGTAGAATATGGGTATCCCTTTTGCAATGTTGTTTATTGATTTAGACTCAGGAAGCTCAAGCTGGTCGGACCAGCCTGAAACAGAGCTTCAGTCAAGAGCAAGAGTTCAAAGATATCCAAGCAGTCCCTTCTCTGAGACGTTAGGAGCATTTTTCACTATCCTGAATTGCTGTTCTCACCCCCAGAGAACACTGATGAACTTTCCTTGGTTGCTTGTTGGTATTAAGGCCATACTAGAACTCTTCTCAAAGTGGGGTGGCCAGTTTTTATTCTGACATGGCATCAGCTTTCACTGTAATGCCTGAATGCCTGCATCTACagtttggctttattttctcagcaaTTCTAGAAAACAAGTGCAGATGGGACCTTTGGAAGTCATCTAGTCTGACCCCTgcccggcagcagcagccaccagatGGATGTTGCTCCAAACATCCAGGTACCTTGTTTTTAACAGCATATGCTTATTTGGGGAATAGGCAGACAGCATGGGAAAATATCTTGTTGCTTATGGAAAAAGAAGTACAGATGATGCAAGGCATATTACTGAACACACCATATATATTTCTGTGACCTCAGCCTAAATttgcttcccctgctcccttctccctcctcctccccacaaaTGTTAAGAGCACTTATAGTTTTTTGTATGTTCCAATAAAAAGGAAGTCTCCCTAGGGTAACTACTtaataaggaaaatatgaaaaacacaataaaaatgatgggagagatggaaaaaacctgactggttttacttttaatgatgaaggaaaaggcagggaagTATAAAGGACTATAAGGGTAAAAGCCTACGAATTTTTCAGGGCAGATAACATAACATCAAAAGCTTTGGTAAGAGAGTATGTTGCGCAATCCCAGCACAGATTAGCGTgaacaacagcacagaaaaaggtATTGTGCATTGCCCTACAAATTTTACTGCCTTGCATAAGTCATGCACTATGAGCAAGAGCTACTGCCAGCATCGTTATGATGACCTGTTTGTACTTTCACCGACACAGAATGTTAAGTTGAAGCAGTAAAAGGAAACCAAGAAAAAGATAATACAGCTTCCACATCAGGAGATTCATAAGACCGCAGGCTCGTTTTCAAGGAGTGTGGCTGACTCTCAATTGCTGCAGATGCTTAAAGGCTGAAGTTGTGGAGGTAAGCAGACGGATACTAAACTTCCAGTTCTCCTAGGCCCCGCTGCTTTAAACTTCTGTTGCAGCCTTGTCAGCTAGTTGCAGGAATGGAGATGATtagcagagagagggaaagggatgATTAGCAGAGAGAATTACATTGCGAGGCCTTTTGTTCAAGAAAGACCTGACTTTGAGGAGGTTCTCCAAGAACTGAATGGTTTTGGTGCCGGTGAAACTTAGCAGGGAACTCTAGCCTTTGCAGCCAGGGAGGTGTTTTGCAACAGAGCTCCCTTTCATTCAGCAATCCCCTTTCCAAAACATGCGTCAACATCATTCGCTTCACATGACTAATGCCAGACAAGTGAGCTCCTCATGTCAACACCAAGAAGCATAGCTCCTCCTAGGCATACCGCTCAGTCCTGCACTGCGCTGGCTTTGAAATTGAATTGCTCCACTGGGCCTTTGGGGTAAGTTTGGAAATAGCTATACCAGATGATTGGACTAATGAGGAAAGTAATatgaattttttaattgaaggaCAGGGACTTTGCTGAAAGTGTGTCCCCCCCTCCTCTTCTACTGTAAGATACTGCAAAGCTAGCAAAAGTGCTGCCACTGATTACATTTCTCTAAGCTTCTCCCTCTGGGTGGCTCCCAGAAGCTGCTCTAGTTGGAAATAGCCAGTGActgcaggagggcaggagcCCTTGtaactgggaggaaaaaatagttCTGTCTTACAAGGTCAATaatgttttctgcagagaaCTAGACCATGCAAGTTGGATAGggttactttcattttaaactgtaGCCTGGAAGTACCTAAAGACCATCTCATTAGATTGTTCTttccacttttcctttttcttttttttttctcctggtgaaaaacaaaacatcagaaaaaaaaaataaagccttctACCTATAGGAGGCGTTTGATATTAGATAGGGATTTTAAGGGCAATCCAGATGTATTACTCTCCTGGCTTCCCTGGGAAAATACAAGGTAGCACGAGCTTTAAAACAGTTCTACCATTACACATCAGTTCCCAAACTGCACCTCAAATGGGTCTGAGGTGTGGAGCCTGAGTCACAGGGGCTTGGATTTCCCTGGTGGGCATGAGAGCCAGGCCAGAGG
This region includes:
- the LOC115608362 gene encoding dual specificity protein phosphatase 13-like isoform X1, whose protein sequence is MLHTRDSSPPTSSAGSTSYETPALSDLQRLFWFRGGSDNHVDQVWPNIYLGDAWAAKSKTTLQSLNITHILNAADGPYNINTGAKYYEDLQIEYYGIEAFDDPSFNLSIFFYDAANFIGKALNTSGGKVFVHCAMGVSRSASLVLAFLMIHENMTIVDALKTVSAHRDICPNSGFLSQLRDLDIRLNEERNGTRASATKEL
- the LOC115608362 gene encoding dual specificity phosphatase DUPD1-like isoform X2, encoding MTASLPNSGKRWAAKSKTTLQSLNITHILNAADGPYNINTGAKYYEDLQIEYYGIEAFDDPSFNLSIFFYDAANFIGKALNTSGGKVFVHCAMGVSRSASLVLAFLMIHENMTIVDALKTVSAHRDICPNSGFLSQLRDLDIRLNEERNGTRASATKEL